The stretch of DNA CTATGCAAGGCAGGGGCGTCCACttccctgagccagccctacagCTGACCGCATACCTCATATGCCCTCCTCAAGTTGGAGGGATCTGAATTGGGTTCccctgtgggggtgggggggtcatgAAGTTATAGCCCAGCAAGGGTCCTTCTGTTTGATCCAGATCCACTGGCTGCCTCTTTCAGCTGCTTGAGAAACTGCTCTGATGGTCcggccctttatagtagagattatttgaggcccgaCGACATTATGGGATTTATggtaatgtttctcctgtccaacagggaaatgccagagtGTGAACAATCttacggtttgggcagcgcctcggctcctggccgcagtctgccatatttatattataattagctgaatacgtgattggtcaatcagtgttgagatgtCAACAGCGTCTTCATTGTTAGGGTCAGCTTGGATGTCGGCCTGcaacatctgctgctgcaatgttttgcacggtgcatcgatactaaaatggtaccgcggtacccgtacgttaaaaacaatacgattttgcatattttttgtatcgatgcttaattaaaatagcgCGCAATCAAAGcaaaatggtaaaaagggaaccatacagatgttttatgtattactattatagataaatataccagtatcgtatttgtggtattgagaacctattgttcttaaaacgtttgttattattattaccgtacgagtttttttgccgcaatctatgttcttaatcagatcagtttataattttggtcaaatcaaaagatCGTAGTTATAAAAGCTTAAAGGTTCCATCAAACGACTCCATGTCATGCTGTCTGCAcgcattgactgcaaggggagaccgttttcattattatcttgctgtattattactaatattaatgccatttgttaagtgttcaaaaggctgggcatgaacaaaatggtaaaaagggaaccatacagatgttttatttattactactatagataaatataccagtatcgtatttgtggtattgagaacctattgttcttaaaacgtttattattattattaccgtacgagtttttttgccgcaatctatgttcttaatcagatcagtttataattttggtcaaatcaaaagaccgTAGTTCTAAAAGCTTAAAAGGTATGTTGttcagatcttttgagtcatcttgacttgaaatgacgggaccggccctttatagtagagattatttgaggcccgctGCTATTATGGGATGTACggtaatgtttctcctgtccaacagggaaatgccagataTTGAACAATCttacggtttgggcagcgcctcggctcctggccgcagtctgcctatattcatattataattagctgaatacgtgattggctgaattgtatattgatcagatcttttgagtcatcttgactggaaatgacggatgacgttttgatccggcccgccgagtattatgaattataaattatagtaaagaccgctgtaacgcttcgtaccctcggggctgcgtgtgcgcgctcctgcagcagaacacggcaggttaaagagcgccgtcacgctttctgctgcacacaaacagcctgaaagagctgagcaataaatgagcattaagaaacatcgatgctggtctgttgccgtcatcgtgcttcaggaaactcaagtcggctcctggccgcagtctgcccatattttataataattagctgaatcgtgtattgatcagatatttttagtcatcttgacttgaaatgacgggtccggccctttatagtagagattatttgaggcccgccgacattatgggatgtacggtaatgtttctcctgtccaacaggGAAATGCAAGAGATTGAACAATCTcacggtttgggcagcgcctcggctcctggccatatttatattatatcgaGGAGAAGATCCGGATGCGACGTTCTGATTATTGTCTTCACCTTGAATTGTGCGTaaaagcaacatgaatgaactgacggtagagagacagtcatatttaaataagagagcagcaagatgataggctaaccatatcattgtttccttgtgcttATTGAATAGAGTggaccagctgatctgcgcGGCTGGTGTTACGATGACAGCGGGTAAAAATTGATTGGCAGACgtatgaggaataaataaatgaagacgtgtgtgtgtgtttgtgtgtgtgatgctatctcagccacgggtgatgCTTCAGCTGGTACAGAGTGAAACGAATATCCGGGTCCGCACATAAGGACGCCTCAAAGAAATCTTTGCCATCtgtagagaaaggagaagaatgggtgaggtcatgtgatccatcgcaacgtgaactcaaatgaacagatttttgtgttcatgtttttcttaCCTTTGGAAAGCCAACTGGTCTCATTCAGCTCCTGAAAGGTCATCTCCGGTGTAGATGCCGCCTTGTGTCGCATGAAGAACAGGACCATTCCGATCTGGTATACTGTCGAGGGTCCCGCTTTGTACTCCTCCCGACTGGACCACTCTGGGGGGATGTGagtacctaaaatatacagacataataaaaagacattgaggaggaggaagagctttgtttcaatgtaaaagtccCCGATGGGTAAagttaataaagagcaggagtaaaATTGGACTTCTTACCATAAAAGGTGTCAAAGGCGTCGTCTTCTTCGGCGAAGCAGCTCAGACCGAAGTCGATGACGCGAACTCGCGGCGCCTTCATGCAGGTCTCAATAAGGAGATTTTCCGGCTTGATGTCccggtggaaaatgtgtttctcctgcagGTCAATGGCTACACTCACCAACTGCTTAATTAtaacctgaaagacaaaaaagagagagttgagggatcagagaggatgcttggacatgttttcatggctgagactctgagatgactacagcagcttaccttagcttccttttctttcaagTGGCCTCCTTTGGATTCAATGTAGTTGGAGAGGTCTACGGCCGGCATcggtctctccagcaccaggatcagctccTCGTCCACAATGTACCAGTCCAGCAGGTCAACGTGTGCTGAATGCCGCTCTGATTCGGCCTCTAGTTTCCTTAGCACAGCGACCTCCATGGGGATATGGAGCCCATCAGTGTCTNNNNNNNNNNNNNNNNNNNNNNNNNNNNNNNNNNNNNNNNNNNNNNNNNNNNNNNNNNNNNNNNNNNNNNNNNNNNNNNNNNNNNNNNNNNNNNNNNNNNNNNNNNNNNNNNNNNNNNNNNNNNNNNNNNNNNNNNNNNNNNNNNNNNNNNNNNNNNNNNNNNNNNNNNNNNNNNNNNNNNNNNNNNNNNNNNNNNNNNNNNNNNNNNNNNNNNNNNNNNNNNNNNNNNNNNNNNNNNNNNNNNNNNNNNNNNNNNNNNNNNNNNNNNNNNNNNNNNNNNNNNNNNNNNNNNNNNNNNNNNNNNNNNNNNNNNNNNNNNNNNNNNNNNNNNNNNNNNNNNNNNNNNNNNNNNNNNNNNNNNNNNNNNNNNNNNNNNNNNNNNNNNNNNNNNNNNNNNNNNNNNNNNNNNNNNNNNNNNNNNNNNNNNNNNNNNNNNNNNNNNNNNNNNNNNNNNNNNNNNNNNNNNNNNNNNNNNNNNNNNNNNNNNNNNNNNNNNNNNNNNNNNNNNNNNNNNNNNNNNNNNNNNNNNNNNNNNNNNNNNNNNNNNNNNNNNNNNNNNNNNNNNNNNNNNNNNNNNNNNNNNNNNNNNNNNNNNNNNNNNNNNNNNNNNNNNNNNNNNNNNNNNNNNNNNNNNNNNNNNNNNNNNNNNNNNNNNNNNNNNNNNNNNNNNNNNNNNNNNNNNNNNNNNNNNNNNNNNNNNNNNNNNNNNNNNNNNNNNNNNNNNNNNNNNNNNNNNNNNNNNNNNNNNNNNNNNNNNNNNNNNNNNNNNNNNNNNNNNNNNNNNNNNNNNNNNNNNNNNNNNNNNNNNNNNNNNNNNNNNNNNNNNNNNNNNNNNNNNNNNNNNNNNNNNNNNNNNNNNNNNNNNNNNNNNNNNNNNNNNNNNNNNNNNNNNNNNNNNNNNNNNNNNNNNNNNNNNNNNNNNNNNNNNNNNNNNNNNNNNNNNNNNNNNNNNNNNNNNNNNNNNNNNNNNNNNNNNNNNNNNNNNNNNNNNNNNNNNNNNNNNNNNNNNNNNNNNNNNNNNNNNNNNNNNNNNNNNNNNNNNNNNNNNNNNNNNNNNNNNNNNNNNNNNNNNNNNNNNNNNNNNNNNNNNNNNNNNNNNNNNNNNNNNNNNNNNNNNNNNNNNNNNNNNNNNNNNNNNNNNNNNNNNNNNNNNNNNNNNNNNNNNNNNNNNNNNNNNNNNNNNNNNNNNNNNNNNNNNNNNNNNNNNNNNNNNNNNNNNNNNNNNNNNNNNNNNNNNNNNNNNNNNNNNNNNNNNNNNNNNNNNNNNNNNNNNNNNNNNNNNNNNNNNNNNNNNNNNNNNNNNNNNNNNNNNNNNNNNNNNNNNNNNNNNNNNNNNNNNNNNNNNNNNNNNNNNNNNNNNNNNNNNNNNNNNNNNNNNNNNNNNNNNNNNNNNNNNNNNNNNNNNNNNNNNNNNNNNNNNNNNNNNNNNNNNNNNNNNNNNNNNNNNNNNNNNNNNNNNNNNNNNNNNNNNNNNNNNNNNNNNNNNNNNNNNNNNNNNNNNNNNNNNNNNNNNNNNNNNNNNNNNNNNNNNNNNNNNNNNNNNNNNNNNNNNNNNNNNNNNNNNNNNNNNNNNNNNNNNNNNNNNNNNNNNNNNNNNNNNNNNNNNNNNNNNNNNNNNNNNNNNNNNNNNNNNNNNNNNNNNNNNNNNNNNNNNNNNNNNNNNNNNNNNNNNNNNNNNNNNNNNNNNNNNNNNNNNNNNNNNNNNNNNNNNNNNNNNNNNNNNNNNNNNNNNNNNNNNNNNNNNNNNNNNNNNNNNNNNNNNNNNNNNNNNNNNNNNNNNNNNNNNNNNNNNNNNNNNNNNNNNNNNNNNNNNNNNNNNNNNNNNNNNNNNNNNNNNNNNNNNNNNNNNNNNNNNNNNNNNNNNNNNNNNNNNNNNNNNNNNNNNNNNNNNNNNNNNNNNNNNNNNNNNNNNNNNNNNNNNNNNNNNNNNNNNNNNNNNNNNNNNNNNNNNNNNNNNNNNNNNNNNNNNNNNNNNNNNNNNNNNNNNNNNNNNNNNNNNNNNNNNNNNNNNNNNNNNNNNNNNNNNNNNNNNNNNNNNNNNNNNNNNNNNNNNNNNNNNNNNNNNNNNNNNNNNNNNNNNNNNNNNNNNNNNNNNNNNNNNNNNNNNNNNNNNNNNNNNNNNNNNNNNNNNNNNNNNNNNNNNNNNNNNNNNNNNNNNNNNNNNNNNNNNNNNNNNNNNNNNNNNNNNNNNNNNNNNNNNNNNNNNNNNNNNNNNNNNNNNNNNNNNNNNNNNNNNNNNNNNNNNNNNNNNNNNNNNNNNNNNNNNNNNNNNNNNNNNNNNNNNNNNNNNNNNNNNNNNNNNNNNNNNNNNNNNNNNNNNNNNNNNNNNNNNNNNNNNNNNNNNNNNNNNNNNNNNNNNNNNNNNNNNNNNNNNNNNNNNNNNNNNNNNNNNNNNNNNNNNNNNNNNNNNNNNNNNNNNNNNNNNNNNNNNNNNNNNNNNNNNNNNNNNNNNNNNNNNNNNNNNNNNNNNNNNNNNNNNNNNNNNNNNNNNNNNNNNNNNNNNNNNNNNNNNNNNNNNNNNNNNNNNNNNNNNNNNNNNNNNNNNNNNNNNNNNNNNNNNNNNNNNNNNNNNNNNNNNNNNNNNNNNNNNNNNNNNNNNNNNNNNNNNNNNNNNNNNNNNNNNNNNNNNNNNNNNNNNNNNNNNNNNNNNNNNNNNNNNNNNNNNNNNNNNNNNNNNNNNNNNNNNNNNNNNNNNNNNNNNNNNNNNNNNNNNNNNNNNNNNNNNNNNNNNNNNNNNNNNNNNNNNNNNNNNNNNNNNNNNNNNNNNNNNNNNNNNNNNNNNNNNNNNNNNNNNNNNNNNNNNNNNNNNNNNNNNNNNNNNNNNNNNNNNNNNNNNNNNNNNNNNNNNNNNNNNNNNNNNNNNNNNNNNNNNNNNNNNNNNNNNNNNNNNNNNNNNNNNNNNNNNNNNNNNNNNNNNNNNNNNNNNNNNNNNNNNNNNNNNNNNNNNNNNNNNNNNNNNNNNNNNNNNNNNNNNNNNNNNNNNNNNNNNNNNNNNNNNNNNNNNNNNNNNNNNNNNNNNNNNNNNNNNNNNNNNNNNNNNNNNNNNNNNNNNNNNNNNNNNNNNNNNNNNNNNNNNNNNNNNNNNNNNNNNNNNNNNNNNNNNNNNNNNNNNNNNNNNNNNNNNNNNNNNNNNNNNNNNNNNNNNNNNNNNNNNNNNNNNNNNNNNNNNNNNNNNNNNNNNNNNNNNNNNNNNNNNNNNNNNNNNNNNNNNNNNNNNNNNNNNNNNNNNNNNNNNNNNNNNNNNNNNNNNNNNNNNNNNNNNNNNNNNNNNNNNNNNNNNNNNNNNNNNNNNNNNNNNNNNNNNNNNNNNNNNNNNNNNNNNNNNNNNNNNNNNNNNNNNNNNNNNNNNNNNNNNNNNNNNNNNNNNNNNNNNNNNNNNNNNNNNNNNNNNNNNNNNNNNNNNNNNNNNNNNNNNNNNNNNNNNNNNNNNNNNNNNNNNNNNNNNNNNNNNNNNNNNNNNNNNNNNNNNNNNNNNNNNNNNNNNNNNNNNNNNNNNNNNNNNNNNNNNNNNNNNNNNNNNNNNNNNNNNNNNNNNNNNNNNNNNNNNNNNNNNNNNNNNNNNNNNNNNNNNNNNNNNNNNNNNNNNNNNNNNNNNNNNNNNNNNNNNNNNNNNNNNNNNNNNNNNNNNNNNNNNNNNNNNNNNNNNNNNNNNNNNNNNNNNNNNNNNNNNNNNNNNNNNNNNNNNNNNNNNNNNNNNNNNNNNNNNNNNNNNNNNNNNNNNNNNNNNNNNNNNNNNNNNNNNNNNNNNNNNNNNNNNNNNNNNNNNNNNNNNNNNNNNNNNNNNNNNNNNNNNNNNNNNNNNNNNNNNNNNNNNNNNNNNNNNNNNNNNNNNNNNNNNNNNNNNNNNNNNNNNNNNNNNNNNNNNNNNNNNNNNNNNNNNNNNNNNNNNNNNNNNNNNNNNNNNNNNNNNNNNNNNNNNNNNNNNNNNNNNNNNNNNNNNNNNNNNNNNNNNNNNNNNNNNNNNNNNNNNNNNNNNNNNNNNNNNNNNNNNNNNNNNNNNNNNNNNNNNNNNNNNNNNNNNNNNNNNNNNNNNNNNNNNNNNNNNNNNNNNNNNNNNNNNNNNNNNNNNNNNNNNNNNNNNNNNNNNNNNNNNNNNNNNNNNNNNNNNNNNNNNNNNNNNNNNNNNNNNNNNNNNNNNNNNNNNNNNNNNNNNNNNNNNNNNNNNNNNNNNNNNNNNNNNNNNNNNNNNNNNNNNNNNNNNNNNNNNNNNNNNNNNNNNNNNNNNNNNNNNNNNNNNNNNNNNNNNNNNNNNNNNNNNNNNNNNNNNNNNNNNNNNNNNNNNNNNNNNNNNNNNNNNNNNNNNNNNNNNNNNNNNNNNNNNNNNNNNNNNNNNNNNNNNNNNNNNNNNNNNNNNNNNNNNNNNNNNNNNNNNNNNNNNNNNNNNNNNNNNNNNNNNNNNNNNNNNNNNNNNNNNNNNNNNNNNNNNNNNNNNNNNNNNNNNNNNNNNNNNNNNNNNNNNNNNNNNNNNNNNNNNNNNNNNNNNNNNNNNNNNNNNNNNNNNNNNNNNNNNNNNNNNNNNNNNNNNNNNNNNNNNNNNNNNNNNNNNNNNNNNNNNNNNNNNNNNNNNNNNNNNNNNNNNNNNNNNNNNNNNNNNNNNNNNNNNNNNNNNNNNNNNNNNNNNNNNNNNNNNNNNNNNNNNNNNNNNNNNNNNNNNNNNNNNNNNNNNNNNNNNNNNNNNNNNNNNNNNNNNNNNNNNNNNNNNNNNNNNNNNNNNNNNNNNNNNNNNNNNNNNNNNNNNNNNNNNNNNNNNNNNNNNNNNNNNNNNNNNNNNNNNNNNNNNNNNNNNNNNNNNNNNNNNNNNNNNNNNNNNNNNNNNNNNNNNNNNNNNNNNNNNNNNNNNNNNNNNNNNNNNNNNNNNNNNNNNNNNNNNNNNNNNNNNNNNNNNNNNNNNNNNNNNNNNNNNNNNNNNNNNNNNNNNNNNNNNNNNNNNNNNNNNNNNNNNNNNNNNNNNNNNNNNNNNNNNNNNNNNNNNNNNNNNNNNNNNNNNNNNNNNNNNNNNNNNNNNNNNNNNNNNNNNNNNNNNNNNNNNNNNNNNNNNNNNNNNNNNNNNNNNNNNNNNNNNNNNNNNNNNNNNNNNNNNNNNNNNNNNNNNNNNNNNNNNNNNNNNNNNNNNNNNNNNNNNNNNNNNNNNNNNNNNNNNNNNNNNNNNNNNNNNNNNNNNNNNNNNNNNNNNNNNNNNNNNNNNNNNNNNNNNNNNNNNNNNNNNNNNNNNNNNNNNNNNNNNNNNNNNNNNNNNNNNNNNNNNNNNNNNNNNNNNNNNNNNNNNNNNNNNNNNNNNNNNNNNNNNNNNNNNNNNNNNNNNNNNNNNNNNNNNNNNNNNNNNNNNNNNNNNNNNNNNNNNNNNNNNNNNNNNNNNNNNNNNNNNNNNNNNNNNNNNNNNNNNNNNNNNNNNNNNNNNNNNNNNNNNNNNNNNNNNNNNNNNNNNNNNNNNNNNNNNNNNNNNNNNNNNNNNNNNNNNNNNNNNNNNNNNNNNNNNNNNNNNNNNNNNNNNNNNNNNNNNNNNNNNNNNNNNNNNNNNNNNNNNNNNNNNNNNNNNNNNNNNNNNNNNNNNNNNNNNNNNNNNNNNNNNNNNNNNNNNNNNNNNNNNNNNNNNNNNNNNNNNNNNNNNNNNNNNNNNNNNNNNNNNNNNNNNNNNNNNNNNNNNNNNNNNNNNNNNNNNNNNNNNNNNNNNNNNNNNNNNNNNNNNNNNNNNNNNNNNNNNNNNNNNNNNNNNNNNNNNNNNNNNNNNNNNNNNNNNNNNNNNNNNNNNNNNNNNNNNNNNNNNNNNNNNNNNNNNNNNNNNNNNNNNNNNNNNNNNNNNNNNNNNNNNNNNNNNNNNNNNNNNNNNNNNNNNNNNNNNNNNNNNNNNNNNNNNNNNNNNNNNNNNNNNNNNNNNNNNNNNNNNNNNNNNNNNNNNNNNNNNNNNNNNNNNNNNNNNNNNNNNNNNNNNNNNNNNNNNNNNNNNNNNNNNNNNNNNNNNNNNNNNNNNNNNNNNNNNNNNNNNNNNNNNNNNNNNNNNNNNNNNNNNNNNNNNNNNNNNNNNNNNNNNNNNNNNNNNNNNNNNNNNNNNNNNNNNNNNNNNNNNNNNNNNNNNNNNNNNNNNNNNNNNNNNNNNNNNNNNNNNNNNNNNNNNNNNNNNNNNNNNNNNNNNNNNNNNNNNNNNNNNNNNNNNNNNNNNNNNNNNNNNNNNNNNNNNNNNNNNNNNNNNNNNNNNNNNNNNNNNNNNNNNNNNNNNNNNNNNNNNNNNNNNNNNNNNNNNNNNNNNNNNNNNNNNNNNNNNNNNNNNNNNNNNNNNNNNNNNNNNNNNNNNNNNNNNNNNNNNNNNNNNNNNNNNNNNNNNNNNNNNNNNNNNNNNNNNNNNNNNNNNNNNNNNNNNNNNNNNNNNNNNNNNNNNNNNNNNNNNNNNNNNNNNNNNNNNNNNNNNNNNNNNNNNNNNNNNNNNNNNNNNNNNNNNNNNNNNNNNNNNNNNNNNNNNNNNNNNNNNNNNNNNNNNNNNNNNNNNNNNNNNNNNNNNNNNNNNNNNNNNNNNNNNNNNNNNNNNNNNNNNNNNNNNNNNNNNNNNNNNNNNNNNNNNNNNNNNNNNNNNNNNNNNNNNNNNNNNNNNNNNNNNNNNNNNNNNNNNNNNNNNNNNNNNNNNNNNNNNNNNNNNNNNNNNNNNNNNNNNNNNNNNNNNNNNNNNNNNNNNNNNNNNNNNNNNNNNNNNNNNNNNNNNNNNNNNNNNNNNNNNNNNNNNNNNNNNNNNNNNNNNNNNNNNNNNNNNNNNNNNNNNNNNNNNNNNNNNNNNNNNNNNNNNNNNNNNNNNNNNNNNNNNNNNNNNNNNNNNNNNNNNNNNNNNNNNNNNNNNNNNNNNNNNNNNNNNNNNNNNNNNNNNNNNNNNNNNNNNNNNNNNNNNNNNNNNNNNNNNNNNNNNNNNNNNNNNNNNNNNNNNNNNNNNNNNNNNNNNNNNNNNNNNNNNNNNNNNNNNNNNNNNNNNNNNNNNNNNNNNNNNNNNNNNNNNNNNNNNNNNNNNNNNNNNNNNNNNNNNNNNNNNNNNNNNNNNNNNNNNNNNNNNNNNNNNNNNNNNNNNNNNNNNNNNNNNNNNNNNNNNNNNNNNNNNNNNNNNNNNNNNNNNNNNNNNNNNNNNNNNNNNNNNNNNNNNNNNNNNNNNNNNNNNNNNNNNNNNNNNNNNNNNNNNNNNNNNNNNNNNNNNNNNNNNNNNNNNNNNNNNNNNNNNNNNNNNNNNNNNNNNNNNNNNNNNNNNNNNNNNNNNNNNNNNNNNNNNNNNNNNNNNNNNNNNNNNNNNNNNNNNNNNNNNNNNNNNNNNNNNNNNNNNNNNNNNNNNNNNNNNNNNNNNNNNNNNNNNNNNNNNNNNNNNNNNNNNNNNNNNNNNNNNNNNNNNNNNNNNNNNNNNNNNNNNNNNNNNNNNNNNNNNNNNNNNNNNNNNNNNNNNNNNNNNNNNNNNNNNNNNNNNNNNNNNNNNNNNNNNNNNNNNNNNNNNNNNNNNNNNNNNNNNNNNNNNNNNNNNNNNNNNNNNNNNNNNNNNNNNNNNNNNNNNNNNNNNNNNNNNNNNNNNNNNNNNNNNNNNNNNNNNNNNNNNNNNNNNNNNNNNNNNNNNNNNNNNNNNNNNNNNNNNNNNNNNNNNNNNNNNNNNNNNNNNNNNNNNNNNNNNNNNNNNNNNNNNNNNNNNNNNNNNNNNNNNNNNNNNNNNNNNNNNNNNNNNNNNNNNNNNNNNNNNNNNNNNNNNNNNNNNNNNNNNNNNNNNNNNNNNNNNNNNNNNNNNNNNNNNNNNNNNNNNNNNNNNNNNNNNNNNNNNNNNNNNNNNNNNNNNNNNNNNNNNNNNNNNNNNNNNNNNNNNNNNNNNNNNNNNNNNNNNNNNNNNNNNNNNNNNNNNNNNNNNNNNNNNNNNNNNNNNNNNNNNNNNNNNNNNNNNNNNNNNNNNNNNNNNNNNNNNNNNNNNNNNNNNNNNNNNNNNNNNNNNNNNNNNNNNNNNNNNNNNNNNNNNNNNNNNNNNNNNNNNNNNNNNNNNNNNNNNNNNNNNNNNNNNNNNNNNNNNNNNNNNNNNNNNNNNNNNNNNNNNNNNNNNNNNNNNNNNNNNNNNNNNNNNNNNNNNNNNNNNNNNNNNNNNNNNNNNNNNNNNNNNNNNNNNNNNNNNNNNNNNNNNNNNNNNNNNNNNNNNNNNNNNNNNNNNNNNNNNNNNNNNNNNNNNNNNNNNNNNNNNNNNNNNNNNNNNNNNNNNNNNNNNNNNNNNNNNNNNNNNNNNNNNNNNNNNNNNNNNNNNNNNNNNNNNNNNNNNNNNNNNNNNNNNNNNNNNNNNNNNNNNNNNNNNNNNNNNNNNNNNNNNNNNNNNNNNNNNNNNNNNNNNNNNNNNNNNNNNNNNNNNNNNNNNNNNNNNNNNNNNNNNNNNNNNNNNNNNNNNNNNNNNNNNNNNNNNNNNNNNNNNNNNNNNNNNNNNNNNNNNNNNNNNNNNNNNNNNNNNNNNNNNNNNNNNNNNNNNNNNNNNNNNNNNNNNNNNNNNNNNNNNNNNNNNNNNNNNNNNNNNNNNNNNNNNNNNNNNNNNNNNNNNNNNNNNNNNNNNNNNNNNNNNNNNNNNNNNNNNNNNNNNNNNNNNNNNNNNNNNNNNNNNNNNNNNNNNNNNNNNNNNNNNNNNNNNNNNNNNNNNNNNNNNNNNNNNNNNNNNNNNNNNNNNNNNNNNNNNNNNNNNNNNNNNNNNNNNNNNNNNNNNNNNNNNNNNNNNNNNNNNNNNNNNNNNNNNNNNNNNN from Cyclopterus lumpus isolate fCycLum1 chromosome 21, fCycLum1.pri, whole genome shotgun sequence encodes:
- the LOC117750750 gene encoding serine/threonine-protein kinase pim-2-like, with translation MEVAVLRKLEAESERHSAHVDLLDWYIVDEELILVLERPMPAVDLSNYIESKGGHLKEKEAKVIIKQLVSVAIDLQEKHIFHRDIKPENLLIETCMKAPRVRVIDFGLSCFAEEDDAFDTFYGTHIPPEWSSREEYKAGPSTVYQIGMVLFFMRHKAASTPEMTFQELNETSWLSKDGKDFFEASLCADPDIRFTLYQLKHHPWLR